The following is a genomic window from Solanum lycopersicum chromosome 6, SLM_r2.1.
CTTCTGTCAGCTTCATGATCATTATGAATCGCATTCTGGAGTCCATTAACAGGCATATTCTCCTTCTCCACATCCATGGAGCTCTTCAATTGATTCTCAGTCGAAATTACTGAGGCTTTTCCAGTTTCAGATGGAGATCCTTTTCCTTTCTTTACTTCTACTTTGTTTCTATCAGTTCTGCACTTCTTCCTTTCTGCGCCTTCTACAGAAGCAGCAGCTCTTTTAGTAGCTAGATTAGTTTTCTTGGTATTCTTCTTCATGCATTTTGGACCTTCGGAAACATTCTCCTCTGAAGCTTTCCCCACAGAAGTTGACTTACTTAATTTGGTCTCCTTGCCAGAAGAAGTCTTTTGAGTTTCAAATTCATTGCTTTCAGTACTAAGAGCGCCTTCTACAGAAACAGCAGCTCTTTTAGTAGCTAGATTAGTTTTCTTGCTCTTCTTCTTCAGACATTTTGGACCTTCGGGAACTTTCTCCTCTGAAGCTTTCCCCACAGAAGTTGACTTACTTAACTTGGTCACCTTCCCAGAAGAAGTCTTTTGAGTTTCAAATTCATTGCTTACAGTACTAAGACTCTTTGCAATATCCtccctttcatttttatttaccaCCTTGTTTGCATTTATTTTCTTCTCCGCAGATTGAAGCCCTGAATGTTGTGCTTCAGTACCAGTAGACTTCTCTCTTAGGACATTTAATTCTTCATCTTCTTGGTCCTCTGGAGCCTCAGTATCATCATTTAGGGATTCATTTGTTTTGGCAGATTCTTTTTCAGAATTCAAAAAATCATTTCTCTCGATCTCCTTGCTCGAATTAGCATTATCTGCAGGCAGAACCTCACCCTTTGTAGAGCTTAAGATATTTTGGTGTTCTGTCTCCTCTCTCCCTCCACTACTGGAAGCAGCTGAATCATTCGTCAGAACAGTCTTGTTAATGAGTAAAGAACCTTTCTGATTTCTGCCATCCCCTTTACCGAGACTTTGTCTAGATCCGAGTGTCTTCTTGGAAAGTGATCTTTTCTTCAATGTCTTAGACCCTGACACGGAATCATCTCCAGCTTTATTAAACTCAGCCAGCACATTAGACTTCAGGGTATCTCTTCTTTCATTAACTGGAGATGGGACATCATGCCGTTCATCCAGTGGCCCACTGACATCAACAGCAGCATGACTAGTCTCTTTCGACCCCACGATCATATAAGTGCTGCTTTGCGGGGCATCCTCATCATGCCCTTGCCCAGTGCTTAGTGTTGCAGGATTGGAAATGGTTGAATCATAATGTTGCATGGTTTCCAAAGCAACACCCTTGTCCAAGTGAGGGGCAGGGTTCCTAGACAATAGATGACTGCCCTTATGGCTTAGACTATGTAACTTTGACGAATTTATTAACTCTTCAGAACGATTTGCCGTCAAATAACCATCTGGTATGCTTTCAAAATTATTACCAGCCCTTGGTGAATTGAAGCTACTGTCTGAAATGCCCATATTCCTTTTCTCAGGCAGTTTACTGCTTTGACCCTTCCCAGAAAACGACAAATTCTTTGGAGTGTTTACACCTAACTCACTTTTTTCTAGTCCTTTCTGAGAGGAAAGGTTAAAGCAATCAAACCCTATACCTGCTTCAGTAGCGGCAGGACTTCCTGAATAACTCTTCATATGTTCAGAGGTCATTGGAGAACTGAATTTCCTTGGGAATTCTCTGGACAAACAAGAATGAGGAGACTTCCTGGCACTATTTGAAACAGAAACCAAATCACTTCCATTTTGTTGCATGCTAGATGGTGGCTCTTCTTTTGTTCTATAGAAGTTGGAATTAAGCATTTCATCATGCCTATTCGGAGATTCTTCAAAAGCTGGAACCTGGTCAGATTTTGACTGCTTTGAAGCAGATAATGACAGCTCTTTTCTGTTCCCAAGACCTGACGAGCCTCTAGATGTGTTTAAGCCTGAAATGTTTGTAGAGGCTTCCTGCTTCACAAAGAATTGATTAGGACTTTTGGGATTTTCAGGACCCATGATAGCTATTGTTTCTGCAGACCTATTTGCAGCAATGCCCTCATTTTCATCTTCAGAATCTTTGGCTTCAGCTTCCATCATCTCCAACTCATACCCACTAAGGCCAGAAAAAGAAAACATGAGCACACTATTATTTGCTGTTAATTCATTTAACAAGAAAGCCCCATAAGAGGGGTAAGTCTAAACATACTATGCCTGAGCTAAACAAAATTAGCTCTTGCTTAATAGCAAGTGAGTAAAATCACTTTATTGCTTTTTACTCTTTTTCTCGTTGTCCGCAGCataatttgattttgaggttGAACTTGTTTAGAACAACGTCAGAAGCTACCACaactctaaataaaataaaatgagtgcATTAGGCATTAAATTGACAGATCCAAAAAGGGCTGGGCAGGTACTTAGAAACCTCTAGCGAGGTCTAATTTCATATAACTTAAGCACATAGAAGTATGCATTTGCAACTGGATCACATGAAAATGTTTCTCATTTAACAATTTCAATACACCCTTTAACACTTTCACCTTCTAATTAAACAGGCCTCCATAATATCTCAATGTTCAACTTCATATGTTTCAGATTCTGCAATATAAAGGCAACCTAGTAGGAGTATTATAACTATTCAGTaccaagtaaaacaaaatacaGCAGAAACAATGAAGCTACTTCAAATTAAAAGGCAGGAAATGGCAATGACGCACCTCTTATCATACTCTGCTTCTGAAAGGATTTCCCAAGACTTTAAACTGCATACGAAATCATGAAATGAAACTTTGCATAATAGCAGGTTAAGATTAGAAATATCTGTAACTGACAAAATAAAGCTCGTGCATACCAATCCTCCAACCACTGGTGATTAACAAGCTTAATCGTCTTCATTTTCTTGGCAAGTTCATATTTCTCCCCTATCAAATGTAATGACCTCAATTAGCACTGATACACAGTTGTATATACATATCACAACAGACATGTTAAAGAGTGAAAATCAAATGGTTTTTGGGGTAGTTTTCTTCCTTATCTTTGTTCAATGAGAAAAGAGAATTTAAGACATAAGTAGTATGACAGACTGATTTATCAAAGGTCATGGAAATCGACAGACTGCTTAACGAACATGTCATTGAGGCTCATTCATTAAGCCTCAATGCCCTAAACATATGACATATCACATAGTAAATcatcaaagaaaagaaagagaatcaaatgaaaaaattagcTCATACTGTATCACAGTCCTCTTTTTCATAATACTTGCTTCATCCTATATCATGAGATGGTGTTTAACTTGATAGGAAATCTAATGagtaatttaacttatttattatattagcaaagaaggaaaacaaaagTAGTGGTAGAAAAGTTATACGATAGAGAAAtatcaatgaatttaaattttgaaagttttaTAAAAATGGAAATGTATCAATGTTTTTGGGAGGTCCTGAAAAGGGAAAGTACCACATAAATTGACACGGACAGAATATTTCAATTTCCTTGTCATTATTCTCTCAAATTGTTGAATAGGATGTAGTTCACGAATGTAGTTCAGATGAGGATGCTCACATGGACGTGTGGGCATACTAGGACAGATATGATTAGGAATGAAGTAATACGTGATAAGATGGGAGTGACATATGTGGCAGACAAGATGAAGGAGGCAGGGAAGGTTCGGGCATGTGAAGAGGTGTGCGGATACGCTAGCAAGGAACTGTGAGGGGATGGCTATAGAAGAAGTTGGGAGAGGTAAAGGTGGGCCGGAGAAGAAATGAAGGGGGATGATTAGACAAGACATGGAACAATTTCAATTTACCAAAGACATGACCATAGGAAGGTATGCAGGTCGAGGAATAGAGTAGAAGATTAGTAAGTAGTTGAGTGGTGTTGCACTTTCTGTGGGATAGGCAAGGGGCTAGCCGACTCTGAACTTGCCCACATTAGTAATATTGTATagtattcatattattttctcCTTGCATCCATGCTTCAAAAGAaagttctctttattttctcaattttccctttcttctcttctcttgtGTGTTGAGGCCTGAGGGTCTTTAGAAAACAGTCTCTCACTCTCTCTGCCCCACAAAGGCAGTGGTAAGATTTGCATACATCCTACTCAAACCCCACTTGTAGTACACTGGTATGTTGTTGAAGTAATGGTTTTACGTTTATAATGAATCAACATTGTTCTAAAATCACAGCATATTGTTTCAAAGTTGTATATTAGTACTACTTTAATGACttcctcttttttcttctttaaatgcTTATAAGGTAACAGCAATACTCATTTTTGCAACTGCAGACAATATCTTAGATTACATGCTATTGTACCCTGATCTTCAGTTTGCTTTGAACTACCCATGTCAGATACACATACTCAACATTTCTCCCCAGGTCAAGCCTTctacatattataatttaaacgTAAATTCAATCATAAATTAAGGCAAGAAATGATATGGGAGGGAAAAAATTAGCCAGCAGCAGCACATCATAatgaatcatcaacataaaggaCATTTGTGCAAAAACACCTGAAACTCCCATTCACCGCCTCTAGGATTAAGCATTTAATAAAGCAAAACAAGAAATTAGGAGAGATATAGTACAACCAGCGATAGCAACTGCTGGAAAGGGGATAGTTACCCTCAAATTTGTAGCATATGAGATGAGTGACTTTGTTTGCCACCAACGGCTTTGAAAAGTTTGCACCCATCAATCCCACCATTGTCTAGAACAAAGAGCCAAACATGTGACAAGCAACTGTTAGATTCTCCTCATCAGAAAATATTTAACTTCTTTGAAAAGTAAAAGAATTGATGAACAACAAACTGCATTTTACAAACCATAATATCATCTCGATCTTGCCGTTGATACCCAGTTAAGCAGACTATCAGTGATTTAGCACCTGGAATTCCATTCAAATTTCTTGGAGGTCTATACATGACCTGTAAGAAGTGGTGAATCTATTGAGTTTTGATTTAAGGGAAAAATCAATTATCCTTACAGGTCTATGGAAAGTTGACATAGAATTCTTAAGGGAGCAATGGAACAGATAGAAAACAACAGATAGATTCACA
Proteins encoded in this region:
- the LOC101248303 gene encoding BRCT domain-containing protein At4g02110 isoform X1 encodes the protein MLYEDSSKIFVGVRFVLIGFDPHRKEQIQSKLVEGGGVDAGKYGPDCTHLIVDSIIYDDPICVSARRVGKIVVTSLWVAHSFDLGMPVDHHSVMYRPPRNLNGIPGAKSLIVCLTGYQRQDRDDIMTMVGLMGANFSKPLVANKVTHLICYKFEGEKYELAKKMKTIKLVNHQWLEDCLKSWEILSEAEYDKSGYELEMMEAEAKDSEDENEGIAANRSAETIAIMGPENPKSPNQFFVKQEASTNISGLNTSRGSSGLGNRKELSLSASKQSKSDQVPAFEESPNRHDEMLNSNFYRTKEEPPSSMQQNGSDLVSVSNSARKSPHSCLSREFPRKFSSPMTSEHMKSYSGSPAATEAGIGFDCFNLSSQKGLEKSELGVNTPKNLSFSGKGQSSKLPEKRNMGISDSSFNSPRAGNNFESIPDGYLTANRSEELINSSKLHSLSHKGSHLLSRNPAPHLDKGVALETMQHYDSTISNPATLSTGQGHDEDAPQSSTYMIVGSKETSHAAVDVSGPLDERHDVPSPVNERRDTLKSNVLAEFNKAGDDSVSGSKTLKKRSLSKKTLGSRQSLGKGDGRNQKGSLLINKTVLTNDSAASSSGGREETEHQNILSSTKGEVLPADNANSSKEIERNDFLNSEKESAKTNESLNDDTEAPEDQEDEELNVLREKSTGTEAQHSGLQSAEKKINANKVVNKNEREDIAKSLSTVSNEFETQKTSSGKVTKLSKSTSVGKASEEKVPEGPKCLKKKSKKTNLATKRAAVSVEGALSTESNEFETQKTSSGKETKLSKSTSVGKASEENVSEGPKCMKKNTKKTNLATKRAAASVEGAERKKCRTDRNKVEVKKGKGSPSETGKASVISTENQLKSSMDVEKENMPVNGLQNAIHNDHEADRSSPYDTKSRSLKVTEVQSEPRWFIVSGHRLQRKEFQQVIKRLKGKVCRDSHQWSYQATHFIVPAPVRRTEKFFAAASSGRWILNTDYLTASVEAGKLLDEEPYEWHKKGFTEDLAINLEAPRKWRLLRERTGHGALYGMKIIIYGDCIVPPLDTLKRAVKAGDGIILATSPPYSRFLESSVDFAIVSEVMPRCDKWVQEFLRHEIPCVLPDYLVTYVCKPGYTLSNYVQYNTHSWAERSLKKHVNRLEEIVEEMEPSDDSSNDIACQVCGSPDRGEVMLICGDESGSLGCGIGMHVDCCDPPLECIPEEDWFCPECSKNMSNTSTKRKSKKGTSTSKKKKK
- the LOC101248303 gene encoding BRCT domain-containing protein At4g02110 isoform X2, which gives rise to MKTIKLVNHQWLEDCLKSWEILSEAEYDKSGYELEMMEAEAKDSEDENEGIAANRSAETIAIMGPENPKSPNQFFVKQEASTNISGLNTSRGSSGLGNRKELSLSASKQSKSDQVPAFEESPNRHDEMLNSNFYRTKEEPPSSMQQNGSDLVSVSNSARKSPHSCLSREFPRKFSSPMTSEHMKSYSGSPAATEAGIGFDCFNLSSQKGLEKSELGVNTPKNLSFSGKGQSSKLPEKRNMGISDSSFNSPRAGNNFESIPDGYLTANRSEELINSSKLHSLSHKGSHLLSRNPAPHLDKGVALETMQHYDSTISNPATLSTGQGHDEDAPQSSTYMIVGSKETSHAAVDVSGPLDERHDVPSPVNERRDTLKSNVLAEFNKAGDDSVSGSKTLKKRSLSKKTLGSRQSLGKGDGRNQKGSLLINKTVLTNDSAASSSGGREETEHQNILSSTKGEVLPADNANSSKEIERNDFLNSEKESAKTNESLNDDTEAPEDQEDEELNVLREKSTGTEAQHSGLQSAEKKINANKVVNKNEREDIAKSLSTVSNEFETQKTSSGKVTKLSKSTSVGKASEEKVPEGPKCLKKKSKKTNLATKRAAVSVEGALSTESNEFETQKTSSGKETKLSKSTSVGKASEENVSEGPKCMKKNTKKTNLATKRAAASVEGAERKKCRTDRNKVEVKKGKGSPSETGKASVISTENQLKSSMDVEKENMPVNGLQNAIHNDHEADRSSPYDTKSRSLKVTEVQSEPRWFIVSGHRLQRKEFQQVIKRLKGKVCRDSHQWSYQATHFIVPAPVRRTEKFFAAASSGRWILNTDYLTASVEAGKLLDEEPYEWHKKGFTEDLAINLEAPRKWRLLRERTGHGALYGMKIIIYGDCIVPPLDTLKRAVKAGDGIILATSPPYSRFLESSVDFAIVSEVMPRCDKWVQEFLRHEIPCVLPDYLVTYVCKPGYTLSNYVQYNTHSWAERSLKKHVNRLEEIVEEMEPSDDSSNDIACQVCGSPDRGEVMLICGDESGSLGCGIGMHVDCCDPPLECIPEEDWFCPECSKNMSNTSTKRKSKKGTSTSKKKKK